From the Rhodococcus sp. NBC_00297 genome, one window contains:
- a CDS encoding dynamin family protein codes for MQNDAPPAVQTGAGKTPAPTQATQLAELLSRMGEVASGAGRRDLLDRLTAARERVLDPRLRIVVVGPLKQGKSQFVNSLLGLDVCSVGDDETTAVPTMVAYAETERAELVVGEIGADPVRIDIPMADIHAVTPTDPRAEGREILRLEISVPSPLLKDGLVVIDTPGVGGHGNPHANSTLGLVTSADAVLVLSDSSQEFTEPEVAFLRQVVTLCPAVACLVTKTDLYPHWRRIVEADRGHLARQGIDVPLMPISSMLRSHALRLKDDSLDKEAGFPALYDFLRGVVQRADATTRKAVALDVRSVSEHLALALGSELAALRDPETAAAAVAGLQQARANAEDMQKRSSRWQQTLNDGITDLAADIDHDLRDRLRVITREAEEAVDGGDPGKDWPRIGEWLEDQIASAVGDNFVWAHERSLWLAETVARHFAETADAHIPAMNIANVDGVMDPVTSLGDLESGRMGITSKVLVGMRGSYGGVLMFGLITTMMGLALLNPISLGAGVLLGSKAYKDDKEARVLKRRADAKVAIRKFTDDVSFQVGKESKDRLRLVQRQLRDHFTDMADQTVRSVSDSLRAAQEAATGASSERAARTAELEQTLKKISALRSIAQKLDPEAVEAAEADKVVEAARADRTQIGTGS; via the coding sequence ATGCAGAACGACGCACCACCCGCCGTGCAGACCGGCGCCGGGAAGACCCCCGCGCCGACGCAGGCGACGCAGCTGGCCGAGCTCCTGTCCCGGATGGGCGAGGTGGCGTCCGGTGCCGGTCGCCGCGACCTTCTCGACCGGTTGACGGCGGCGCGTGAGCGGGTGCTCGATCCGCGCCTGCGCATCGTCGTGGTCGGACCGCTCAAGCAGGGCAAGAGCCAGTTCGTGAACTCGCTGCTGGGCCTCGACGTGTGTTCGGTGGGCGACGACGAGACCACCGCGGTGCCCACGATGGTCGCGTACGCGGAGACCGAGCGGGCGGAGCTGGTGGTCGGCGAGATCGGTGCCGACCCGGTGCGCATCGACATCCCCATGGCGGACATCCATGCCGTCACACCGACCGACCCGCGCGCGGAGGGTCGCGAGATCCTGCGCCTCGAGATCTCCGTGCCCAGCCCGCTGCTGAAGGACGGGCTCGTCGTCATCGACACCCCCGGCGTCGGCGGCCACGGCAACCCGCACGCCAACAGCACCCTGGGTCTGGTCACGTCGGCGGATGCCGTTCTGGTGCTGTCCGATTCGAGTCAGGAGTTCACCGAGCCCGAGGTGGCCTTCCTGCGCCAGGTGGTGACTCTGTGCCCGGCGGTCGCGTGCCTGGTGACCAAGACCGACCTGTACCCGCACTGGCGGCGCATCGTCGAGGCCGATCGCGGGCACCTCGCGCGGCAGGGCATCGACGTTCCGCTGATGCCGATCTCGTCGATGCTCCGCTCGCACGCGCTGCGGCTGAAGGACGATTCGCTCGACAAGGAGGCCGGCTTCCCGGCTCTCTACGACTTCCTCCGCGGTGTGGTGCAGCGTGCCGACGCCACCACCCGCAAGGCCGTCGCTCTCGACGTCCGCTCGGTGTCCGAGCACCTCGCCCTCGCCCTGGGCAGTGAACTCGCGGCGCTTCGCGATCCGGAGACCGCCGCCGCGGCGGTGGCCGGTCTGCAACAGGCGCGGGCCAACGCCGAGGACATGCAGAAGCGCAGCAGTCGGTGGCAGCAGACACTCAACGACGGCATCACCGATCTGGCCGCCGACATCGACCACGACCTGCGAGACCGGCTGCGCGTCATCACCCGTGAGGCGGAGGAGGCGGTCGACGGGGGAGACCCGGGCAAGGACTGGCCGCGCATCGGTGAGTGGCTCGAGGACCAGATCGCCTCCGCCGTGGGGGACAACTTCGTCTGGGCGCACGAGCGGTCCCTGTGGCTCGCCGAGACGGTCGCTCGGCACTTCGCCGAGACGGCCGATGCGCACATCCCGGCGATGAACATCGCGAACGTCGACGGCGTCATGGACCCGGTGACCTCACTGGGGGACCTCGAGTCCGGCCGGATGGGCATCACCTCGAAGGTGCTCGTGGGCATGCGCGGCTCCTACGGTGGCGTGCTCATGTTCGGACTCATCACGACGATGATGGGACTGGCCCTGCTCAATCCGATCTCGCTCGGCGCCGGAGTCCTGTTGGGCAGCAAGGCCTACAAGGACGACAAGGAGGCGCGGGTGCTCAAGCGGCGGGCCGACGCGAAGGTCGCCATCCGCAAGTTCACCGACGACGTCAGCTTCCAGGTGGGCAAGGAGTCCAAGGACCGCCTGCGGCTCGTCCAGCGCCAGCTCCGTGACCACTTCACCGACATGGCCGATCAGACGGTGCGCTCGGTGAGCGACTCGCTGCGGGCCGCGCAGGAGGCGGCGACCGGCGCCTCGTCCGAGCGTGCCGCGCGCACAGCCGAACTGGAGCAGACCCTCAAGAAGATCTCCGCACTGCGCAGCATCGCGCAGAAGCTCGACCCCGAGGCCGTCGAGGCCGCCGAGGCAGACAAGGTCGTCGAGGCGGCTCGTGCGGACCGCACGCAGATCGGTACCGGCTCGTGA